A window of the Arenibacter algicola genome harbors these coding sequences:
- a CDS encoding ferric reductase-like transmembrane domain-containing protein yields MKFIKRNYGWMLVAILAILPLFIIFGMVNIDYANGLSISMIEDTASEGRSTLDILYHISGEFAIRWMTAVLTCTPFFILFGINNLFVRQAMGIATAVWSLLHFIIFVWGEGLLETFTQANYIAGFIAVLILLPLLFTSNRKSMKRLKSKWKQLQSLAYVAIVLSLLHVALLDKTWLIYAVIVGLGFIIRIPPIKKSILAYRIHQRKLKEI; encoded by the coding sequence ATGAAGTTTATAAAACGAAACTACGGGTGGATGCTTGTAGCCATTTTGGCGATCTTGCCTTTATTTATCATTTTCGGGATGGTCAATATTGATTATGCAAATGGGCTATCCATTAGCATGATTGAAGATACTGCAAGTGAAGGTAGATCCACATTGGACATATTGTATCACATTTCCGGGGAGTTTGCCATTCGTTGGATGACAGCCGTATTAACCTGTACTCCCTTCTTTATTCTGTTTGGCATCAATAACCTTTTTGTACGCCAAGCCATGGGCATTGCCACAGCGGTATGGAGCCTACTTCACTTCATTATATTTGTGTGGGGCGAAGGTCTTTTGGAAACTTTTACCCAAGCAAACTACATTGCCGGCTTTATAGCCGTACTAATATTGCTTCCGTTACTATTTACATCAAACAGAAAATCCATGAAAAGGTTAAAGTCAAAGTGGAAACAATTACAAAGTTTGGCATATGTTGCTATTGTACTTAGTTTACTACATGTGGCGCTTTTGGATAAAACCTGGCTGATCTATGCGGTAATTGTGGGCTTGGGATTTATTATAAGAATACCCCCCATTAAAAAAAGCATATTGGCATATCGAATACATCAAAGAAAATTAAAAGAAATATAA
- a CDS encoding alkyl/aryl-sulfatase, translating to MKIEKGKIATKYISIVRATMLFWGIVLLQACQNSPQENSLQQQDQEHPNITKLKSQNAEFIPEIIKLNEKVYVAVGYDGSNASMVVGEKGVVIIDALRALGAAEKVAEEFRNITDKPVEALIYTHGHLDHTGGTSAFVGNNKDVKIIAREGFKDELQEHSPIEPILKQRNIRQFGRDLPANEIINRGVAPGSTPTDRAGKGYLPPNLTFQDSITLNLAGIDIELHAADGETNDELFVWIPDLKTLFTGDNYYKSFPNLYAIRGSQYRDVKSWGESIQKMSTYPVEFLVPGHTRPVSGTKLVHDNLTNYATAILSVYQQTIDAVNKGYTLQQTVDSVKLADSLIDQPNLQEFYGSVPWGVRSIFLHYVGWFDGNPTNLYPLSSTQEAKHMVELAGGEVKMLQQLNRALEQGDYQWGLELADYLLATDYEKVKVSQVKIRLLRALAAQQINAPARNYYLSYSYEMEKNLKDKAL from the coding sequence ATGAAAATAGAAAAAGGTAAAATCGCTACAAAATATATATCAATAGTTAGGGCAACCATGCTTTTTTGGGGAATTGTTTTGTTACAGGCATGCCAAAATTCACCCCAGGAGAACTCACTACAACAACAAGATCAAGAACACCCAAATATCACCAAATTAAAAAGTCAGAATGCCGAATTTATACCCGAAATAATCAAGCTGAATGAAAAGGTATATGTGGCGGTGGGCTATGATGGTTCCAATGCCTCTATGGTTGTTGGGGAAAAAGGGGTAGTGATTATCGATGCGTTACGTGCATTGGGAGCCGCGGAAAAGGTAGCGGAAGAATTCCGGAATATAACCGATAAACCCGTTGAAGCCCTAATATATACGCATGGCCATCTAGATCATACTGGAGGCACTTCTGCTTTTGTTGGCAACAACAAAGATGTTAAGATCATTGCAAGGGAGGGGTTTAAGGACGAATTGCAGGAGCATTCACCGATTGAGCCTATATTAAAACAGCGAAACATACGGCAATTTGGGCGCGATTTACCGGCCAATGAGATTATCAATAGAGGTGTGGCTCCGGGTAGTACCCCAACAGATAGAGCGGGAAAAGGATATTTACCGCCCAACCTCACTTTTCAAGACTCCATAACCCTTAACCTGGCCGGCATAGATATTGAACTGCATGCGGCCGATGGGGAAACCAATGACGAGCTATTTGTGTGGATTCCCGATTTAAAAACATTGTTCACAGGAGATAATTATTACAAATCATTTCCAAACCTTTATGCCATTCGTGGCTCGCAATATAGGGATGTAAAATCTTGGGGCGAATCCATTCAAAAAATGAGTACCTACCCCGTGGAGTTCCTAGTACCAGGCCATACCCGTCCTGTCTCAGGAACAAAACTTGTCCATGACAATCTTACAAACTACGCAACAGCAATCTTAAGCGTCTACCAACAGACCATAGATGCTGTGAACAAGGGGTATACACTGCAACAAACCGTTGACAGCGTTAAGTTGGCAGATTCCCTAATAGATCAACCCAACTTACAGGAATTCTACGGTTCGGTTCCATGGGGCGTTCGATCTATATTTTTACACTATGTTGGCTGGTTTGATGGAAACCCCACCAACCTTTATCCTTTATCTTCCACACAAGAGGCCAAACATATGGTTGAATTGGCAGGTGGTGAGGTTAAAATGCTTCAACAGCTAAATAGGGCATTGGAACAAGGTGATTACCAATGGGGATTGGAATTGGCGGACTATCTGCTGGCAACCGACTATGAAAAAGTAAAAGTCAGCCAAGTTAAGATAAGGCTTTTAAGGGCCTTGGCAGCACAACAAATTAATGCCCCGGCGAGAAACTATTACCTCTCCTATTCCTATGAAATGGAGAAAAATTTGAAAGATAAGGCATTATAA
- a CDS encoding MoaF-related domain-containing protein, producing the protein MKTKLRSLLILTILSVTIGNAQNETTDGNNFQFGQPEHFLDGYSMNFQYQDGTAVHIEFYNGKTKYEWVAGPGKGKGNQDIPYRSRKIGNGLYLMNWHETDIKDYLTLVFDFEKMLVHNSVIIGYENRPERTLKTVFKSGIIDHLKQAE; encoded by the coding sequence ATGAAAACAAAATTAAGGTCATTACTTATTCTAACCATATTAAGTGTTACAATTGGTAATGCACAAAATGAAACAACAGACGGAAATAATTTTCAGTTTGGACAACCCGAACATTTCTTGGACGGTTATTCCATGAACTTCCAGTATCAGGATGGCACTGCTGTACACATTGAGTTTTACAATGGCAAAACTAAATATGAATGGGTTGCCGGACCTGGAAAAGGAAAAGGAAATCAAGATATTCCCTATCGTTCCCGTAAAATTGGCAATGGACTTTATTTAATGAATTGGCATGAAACAGACATAAAGGATTATTTGACCCTAGTATTTGATTTTGAAAAAATGCTAGTCCACAATTCCGTTATAATAGGATACGAAAATAGACCTGAAAGAACCCTAAAAACAGTGTTTAAAAGTGGGATTATAGATCATTTAAAACAGGCCGAATAA